One genomic window of Prochlorococcus sp. MIT 0801 includes the following:
- the argF gene encoding ornithine carbamoyltransferase — MASVSSSLAAKLSSFSRCNFLSSSDLNRNQILSLFELAKQLKAANRRIDLGNRVLGLIFKKSSTRTRVSFQVAMARLGGQTVDLNPQITQLGRGEPIKDTARVLSRYCDALAIRTFSQKEIEEYAEWSSIPVINALTDLEHPCQALADYLTIQEKFGELKGINLSYVGDGNNVANSLMICGAMLGVNVKICSPKGFEADSQIVEKAKSLSEFGSEISISNDPSEAVKEAQVIYTDVWASMGQEEEHLKRKKIFENYKVDQKLIGLADDDVIILHCLPAHRGEEITEKALESENSHIFDQAENRLHVQQALLAVQLGGI; from the coding sequence ATGGCTTCAGTATCTTCAAGCTTAGCTGCTAAATTATCTTCTTTTAGTAGATGCAACTTCCTTTCTTCCTCTGATTTAAATAGAAATCAAATTTTATCTTTATTTGAGTTAGCTAAACAGCTAAAAGCTGCTAACAGAAGAATTGACCTTGGGAATAGAGTTCTCGGATTGATATTCAAAAAATCCTCTACTAGGACAAGAGTAAGTTTTCAAGTGGCAATGGCAAGATTGGGAGGTCAAACTGTTGATTTGAATCCTCAAATCACACAACTAGGCAGGGGCGAACCTATTAAAGACACCGCAAGGGTTTTGAGTCGCTATTGTGACGCACTAGCAATTAGGACTTTTTCTCAGAAAGAAATAGAGGAGTATGCAGAATGGTCCTCTATACCTGTCATTAATGCATTAACTGACCTCGAACATCCTTGTCAGGCGCTTGCTGATTATTTAACAATTCAAGAAAAGTTTGGGGAGCTGAAAGGGATAAATCTTTCTTATGTTGGAGATGGCAATAATGTTGCCAACTCATTGATGATATGTGGTGCAATGTTGGGAGTTAATGTGAAAATTTGCTCTCCAAAAGGTTTTGAAGCGGATTCTCAAATTGTAGAGAAGGCGAAATCGCTCTCGGAATTTGGTTCGGAAATATCTATTTCTAATGATCCTTCAGAGGCTGTAAAGGAAGCTCAAGTTATTTATACAGATGTCTGGGCTTCTATGGGGCAAGAAGAAGAACATTTGAAGAGGAAAAAAATTTTTGAAAACTATAAAGTTGATCAAAAATTAATAGGACTTGCAGATGATGACGTAATCATTTTGCATTGTTTGCCTGCTCATAGAGGAGAAGAAATCACTGAAAAGGCTTTAGAGAGCGAAAACAGTCATATCTTTGATCAAGCTGAGAACAGGCTTCATGTTCAGCAAGCCTTGCTCGCCGTCCAACTGGGAGGTATCTAG